The proteins below come from a single Solea senegalensis isolate Sse05_10M linkage group LG2, IFAPA_SoseM_1, whole genome shotgun sequence genomic window:
- the LOC122758671 gene encoding collagen alpha-2(V) chain-like isoform X5 produces MGPSLRCRITVCLALTLAQVIAVSCQEDNKNDTCTENGKVYANNDMWNPEPCRICVCDMGTAVCEEVICEDLGDCPKTVTPDNECCPVCLTAASSSTPSTHDAPAADEYKEESCIVEEEVHQHNDIWKPEPCRVCVCDNGVAICDEVKCEVLPNCGKVITPEGECCPVCDSFASASRMIEIMGFKGQKGEPGDIPYVVGHPGPQGPSGPPGSQGPTGPRGFKGRRGFQGPPGFDGEPGIPGNPGQAGPPGQVAPPGGNLASQMALGFNEKSTLAGMVSGSRGESGPRGPSGQSGPPGPTGGQGIPGDVGDPGQMGEPGHRGPDGPSGKPGPDGEPGPAGATGEPGFAGSVGARGFPGLPGLPGLKGHKGHAGPPGLKGETGSVGTKGASGNAGAMGAPGPQGPPGLQGERGRAGPTGPVGKRGTPGDGGKPGPLGPIGIPGIPGFPGNPGMKGEAGPTGVRGSPGQQGARGDSGHVGPAGATGQQGAEGNDGGPGARGQTGLAGVQGPAGVQGPIGAPGPQGTTGAHGPKGQLGDVGVPGFKGEAGFKGERGDHGVPGPLGPMGEDGKRGPRGDAGSIGPPGPSGETGAPGNRGFPGADGLPGPKGAVGERGLQGSAGAKGLSGDVGRPGESGLTGARGLSGPLGAQGAEGKLGPVGSAGEDGKQGSAGSTGTRGASGPMGLPGPKGFAGDAGKIGEAGSSGPPGPRGLNGKDGEEGAAGSTGPAGPAGKRGEHGPQGVNGFQGLPGMPGPPGESGKPGNEGLSGEAGTVGATGPRGERGSPGERGDVGPNGLQGPKGSPGGPGPDGPKGNAGPTGALGEPGGPGLQGMPGERGITGPSGPKGDSGSVGEKGPEGKAGADGARGLPGSVGPVGSGGPNGDKGETGPPGPAGRRGSRGIAGSSGEPGPTGAVGFPGPSGPDGQPGVKGETGEAGLKGEVGPPGAQGTAGKPGKQGPVGVTGLKGARGTQGQAGSAGFPGLPGGIGPAGTPGVVGADGPIGDTGKQGPSGIQGENGAPGRQGERGPAGLPGTPGEKGDSGEDGPSGPDGPPGPAGITGQRGIVGQPGLRGERGLLGLPGPAGQPGKPGASGSQGGVGPAGGIGLPGATGPRGDPGPEGIPGAEGSPGKDGVLGERGDRGSPGPEGLAGVAGSPGTEGPVGLTGGPGLIGETGSRGGAGPSGQPGVRGKVGPQGPQGEKGIIGDQGERGQKGHRGFTGLDGLPGITGATGDPGAIGIVGPAGPRGPPGVSGPPGKEGNIGQSGPMGAPGSRGAIGDLGAQGPSGEPGPPGLPGPPGPPIAAVGDLFAAMEDYDMNGFVPQAEEFIEDDVAADPPPLPEFNKDEALPNKNVLRADTGVQATLKTLSGHLQNLRSPDGSKMNPAKTCQDIKQCYPQKKSGNYWIDPNQGSTKDAIRVFCNMENGETCISANPANIPHKNWWTKSIPTANEPIWFGANMNAGTKFLYGNKEEQPNAVAVQIKLLQLLSKESHQNVTYHCRNSVAYKDAKSGSLKKALVLKGANGQELRAQGNIRLRYSVLDDGCSQSNGNWGKTVIEHRTLTSTRLPIVDLAPMDIGQPDQEFGLDIGPVCFS; encoded by the exons ATGGGGCCCTCATTGCGCTGTAGGATTACTGTGTGCCTGGCCCTCACCTTGGCTCAGGTGATTGCTGTGAGCTGCCAAGAAGATAACAAGAACG aTACCTGCACAGAAAATGGCAAAGTCTATGCTAACAATGACATGTGGAACCCGGAGCCTTGTCGGATCTGCGTGTGTGACATGGGGACCGCCGTGTGTGAGGAGGTGATTTGCGAGGACCTCGGTGACTGTCCGAAAACTGTGACCCCAGACAACGAGTGCTGCCCCGTGTGCTTGACCGCGGCCTCGTCATCCACTCCCAGCACTCACGACGCACCAG CAGCCGATGAATATAAAGAGGAAAGCTGcattgtggaggaggaggttcaCCAGCACAACGACATCTGGAAACCAGAGCCCTGTCGTGTCTGCGTCTGTGACAATGGCGTAGCCATCTGCGACGAGGTGAAGTGCGAAGTTCTGCCAAATTGCGGGAAGGTCATCACCCCTGAGGGAGAGTGCTGCCCCGTGTGTGACAGCTTTGCCAGTGCAAGCAGGATGATTG AAATAATGGGCTTCAAG GGACAGAAAGGCGAACCGGGTGATATTCCATAT gtgGTCGGGCACCCTGGACCTCAAGGACCATCG GGTCCTCCAGGAAGTCAAGGTCCCACTGGACCAAGAGGCTTTAAAGGTAGACGG GGATTCCAGGGGCCTCCAGGATTTGACGGAGAGCCTGGTATTCCAGGAAATCCAGGTCAAGCAGGACCCCCAGGCCAGGTGGCACCCCCTGGG GGAAATCTAGCATCGCAAATGGCTTTAGGCTTCAACGAGAAGTCTACTCTGGCTGGCATGGTGTCAGGATCCAGG GGAGAATCAGGACCGCGAGGACCTTCAGGGCAGTCGGGACCACCA GGTCCAACTGGTGGTCAGGGAATTCCAGGAGATGTTGGAGACCCAGGACAAATG GGAGAACCGGGTCATCGAGGACCTGACGGGCCATCAGGAAAACCTGGACCTGAT GGAGAACCTGGACCTGCAGGAGCTACAGGAGAGCCAGGATTCGCAGGATCTGTG GGTGCCAGAGGATTCCCAGGACTCCCTGGTCTTCCAGGTCTAAAAGGTCACAAG GGACATGCTGGTCCTCCTGGGTTGAAAGGGGAGACTGGATCAGTTGGAACCAAG GGTGCTTCAGGAAATGCTGGCGCCATGGGTGCTCCTGGTCCACAG GGGCCGCCGGGTCTGCAGGGAGAACGAGGAAGAGCCGGCCCAACCGGACCTGTg GGAAAACGTGGCACACCTGGTGATGGCGGCAAACCTGGTCCTCTG GGTCCCATTGGAATCCCTGGTATACCAGGATTTCCCGGTAACCCAGGAATGAAG GGTGAGGCAGGGCCAACTGGGGTGAGAGGAAGTCCAGGACAACAGGGAGCCAGAGGAGATTCAGGACATGTAGGACCAGCTGGAGCAACGGGACAGCAG GGTGCAGAAGGAAATGATGGCGGTCCAGGTGCACGTGGACAAACA GGTCTGGCAGGTGTGCAAGGTCCAGCAGGTGTGCAAGGTCCGATAGGTGCCCCTGGTCCCCAGGGAACCACAGGAGCACATGGACCAAAGGGCCAACTG GGCGACGTAGGAGTGCCTGGATTCAAAGGAGAAGCTGGATTCAAGGGAGAAAGA GGCGACCATGGTGTTCCTGGTCCATTAGGTCCAATGGGAGAGGACGGGAAGCGTGGACCACGAGGTGATGCCGGATCCATTGGGCCTCCAGGACCTTCAGGAGAGACT GGAGCTCCAGGAAATCGAGGTTTCCCCGGTGCAGATGGTTTACCAGGCCCGAAG GGAGCTGTGGGTGAACGTGGGCTGCAAGGGTCAGCTGGTGCCAAAGGCTTATCTGGAGATGTGGGACGCCCTGGAGAGTCAGGTTTAACAGGAGCTCGG GGTTTATCTGGACCACTCGGTGCTCAAGGAGCAGAGGGGAAACTAGGACCTGTG GGCTCGGCAGGAGAAGACGGCAAACAAGGCTCAGCTGGTTCAACGGGAACCAGAGGTGCTTCTGGACCAATGGGCCTGCCAGGACCTAAGGGCTTTGCT GGCGATGCTGGAAAGATCGGAGAGGCTGGAAGTTCTGGACCCCCGGGTCCAAGG GGACTGAATGGAAAAGATGGAGAGGAAGGTGCTGCTGGATCAACTGGTCCAGCT GGTCCTGCAGGAAAAAGAGGAGAGCATGGGCCACAGGGAGTGAACGGTTTCCAG GGTTTGCCCGGAATGCCAGGCCCACCCGGAGAGTCAGGAAAACCAGGCAATGAG GGTCTCTCTGGAGAGGCAGGGACTGTTGGAGCTACTGGTCCACGG GGTGAAAGAGGCTCTCCAGGAGAAAGGGGTGATGTCGGTCCCAATGGACTGCAAGGACCCAAAGGTAGTCCAGGTGGACCAGGACCCGATGGACCAAAG gGTAACGCTGGACCAACGGGTGCTCTTGGTGAGCCAGGTGGTCCAGGACTTCAGGGGATGCCAGGGGAGAGGGGCATAACAGGACCTTCAGGCCCAAAGGGAGATTCT GGTTCTGTTGGAGAGAAAGGACCCGAGGGTAAAGCCGGAGCTGACGGTGCTCGG GGACTTCCTGGCTCTGTTGGACCTGTTGGTTCCGGTGGACCCAATGGAGACAAG GGTGAAACAGGCCCACCAGGCCCCGCGGGACGCAGAGGATCTCGAGGAATTGCT GGTTCTTCTGGTGAGCCTGGTCCAACTGGTGCTGTTGGATTCCCTGGACCTTCT GGCCCCGATGGTCAGCCTGGGGTCAAAGGTGAGACAGGTGAGGCAGGTCTGAAGGGAGAAGTAGGACCACCTGGAGCACAGGGGACAGCTGGAAAACCCGGAAAACAG GGACCTGTTGGTGTAACTGGACTGAAAGGTGCTAGAGGAACACAGGGTCAAGCG GGATCTGCTGGTTTCCCTGGGCTGCCTGGTGGAATTGGCCCTGCTGGTACTCCT GGTGTTGTTGGAGCAGATGGACCCATAGGTGATACAGGAAAGCAGGGCCCCTCGGGGATTCAAGGAGAGAACGGAGCTCCAGGACGCCAAGGAGAGAGGGGACCCGCAGGATTACCGGGCACCCCCGGGGAGAAGGGCGACTCGGGGGAGGACGGTCCTTCG gGGCCTGACGGGCCTCCAGGACCAGCTGGCATCACAGGACAGCGAGGTATTGTGGGTCAGCCTGGactcagaggagagagaggcttGCTGGGACTGCCAGGTCCAGCG GGTCAACCAGGGAAACCTGGAGCCTCTGGAAGCCAGGGAGGCGTAGGCCCTGCTGGTGGTATTGGGTTACCAGGAGCCACCGGACCAAGAGGAGACCCCGGCCCAGAG GGTATTCCTGGAGCAGAGGGATCACCTGGCAAAGATGGTGTCCTAGGAGAAAGG ggTGACAGGGGAAGTCCTGGTCCTGAGGGTCTGGCTGGTGTTGCAGGTTCTCCTGGAACTGAGGGTCCAGTGGGACTCACCGGTGGTCCTGGACTAATTGGCGAAACT GGTTCCAGAGGCGGTGCTGGACCATCAGGACAACCTGGAGTACGGGGAAAAGTG GGCCCTCAAGGACCACAAGGAGAGAAGGGGATTATTGGAGACCAAGGAGAGCGGGGTCAGAAAGGTCACAGAGGTTTCACCGGTCTTGATGGCCTCCCTGGAATCACA GGTGCCACGGGTGACCCAGGAGCTATCGGTATCGTTGGACCAGCAGGACCAAGG ggTCCTCCAGGAGTTTCAGGTCCTCcaggaaaagaaggaaacattGGCCAGTCTGGACCGATGGGTGCTCCTGGAAGCAGAGGAGCCATTGGAGACCTTGGAGCGCAG GGTCCATCTGGTGAACCTGGACCTCCTGGCCTTCCAGGCCCCCCTGGACCTCCCATTGCAGCGGTGGGAGACCTCTTTGCTGCCATGGAGGATTATGACATGAACGGCTTTGTGCCTCAAGCTGAGGAATTCATTGAGGACGACGTGGCAGCGGATCCTCCTCCACTTCCGGAGTTCAACAAAGATGAAGCCCTCCCCAATAAGAACGTCCTCCGTGCAGACACCGGCGTCCAGGCCACGCTGAAGACCCTGAGTGGACATTTGCAGAACCTGCGCAGTCCTGACGGCAGCAAGATGAACCCTGCCAAAACCTGCCAGGACATCAAGCAGTGTTACCCCCAGAAAAAGAGCG GTAATTACTGGATTGATCCAAATCAAGGCAGCACCAAAGATGCCATCAGGGTCTTCTGTAATATGGAGAACGGTGAAACCTGCATCTCCGCCAATCCGGCAAACATTCCCCACAAAAACTGGTGGACCAAATCCATTCCCACTGCCAACGAGCCCATCTGGTTTGGAGCCAACATGAACGCTGGAACTAAA TTCCTCTATGGAAATAAGGAGGAGCAGCCTAACGCAGTGGCTGTTCAAATCAAGCTGCTGCAGCTTTTGTCCAAGGAGTCGCACCAGAACGTGACCTACCACTGCAGGAACAGCGTGGCCTATAAAGACGCAAAGAGCGGCAGCCTGAAGAAGGCTCTCGTGCTCAAGGGCGCCAACGGCCAGGAACTGAGAGCACAGGGCAACATCCGCCTGCGATACTCTGTCCTTGACGATGGCTGCTCG
- the LOC122758671 gene encoding collagen alpha-2(V) chain-like isoform X2 encodes MGPSLRCRITVCLALTLAQVIAVSCQEDNKNDSCTHMGHLYSNNQIWSPGPCRVCVCETGTVVCEDELCEELSGCQTAVVPEGECCPVCSTAAAPARGTDTDADTCTENGTTYSNYQIWSPEPCRICMCDTGTVVCEEVVCEELGHCPTTEAPEGECCPVCSTAAAAAAPPPPPPPPPPSTDNKTDSCTEDGKVYSNNQIWHPEPCRVCICDTGTVVCEDVVCEDIGDCRTTEIPEGECCPVCSAANVPADTCTENGKVYANNDMWNPEPCRICVCDMGTAVCEEVICEDLGDCPKTVTPDNECCPVCLTAASSSTPSTHDAPADEYKEESCIVEEEVHQHNDIWKPEPCRVCVCDNGVAICDEVKCEVLPNCGKVITPEGECCPVCDSFASASRMIEIMGFKGQKGEPGDIPYVVGHPGPQGPSGPPGSQGPTGPRGFKGRRGFQGPPGFDGEPGIPGNPGQAGPPGQVAPPGGNLASQMALGFNEKSTLAGMVSGSRGESGPRGPSGQSGPPGPTGGQGIPGDVGDPGQMGEPGHRGPDGPSGKPGPDGEPGPAGATGEPGFAGSVGARGFPGLPGLPGLKGHKGHAGPPGLKGETGSVGTKGASGNAGAMGAPGPQGPPGLQGERGRAGPTGPVGKRGTPGDGGKPGPLGPIGIPGIPGFPGNPGMKGEAGPTGVRGSPGQQGARGDSGHVGPAGATGQQGAEGNDGGPGARGQTGLAGVQGPAGVQGPIGAPGPQGTTGAHGPKGQLGDVGVPGFKGEAGFKGERGDHGVPGPLGPMGEDGKRGPRGDAGSIGPPGPSGETGAPGNRGFPGADGLPGPKGAVGERGLQGSAGAKGLSGDVGRPGESGLTGARGLSGPLGAQGAEGKLGPVGSAGEDGKQGSAGSTGTRGASGPMGLPGPKGFAGDAGKIGEAGSSGPPGPRGLNGKDGEEGAAGSTGPAGPAGKRGEHGPQGVNGFQGLPGMPGPPGESGKPGNEGLSGEAGTVGATGPRGERGSPGERGDVGPNGLQGPKGSPGGPGPDGPKGNAGPTGALGEPGGPGLQGMPGERGITGPSGPKGDSGSVGEKGPEGKAGADGARGLPGSVGPVGSGGPNGDKGETGPPGPAGRRGSRGIAGSSGEPGPTGAVGFPGPSGPDGQPGVKGETGEAGLKGEVGPPGAQGTAGKPGKQGPVGVTGLKGARGTQGQAGSAGFPGLPGGIGPAGTPGVVGADGPIGDTGKQGPSGIQGENGAPGRQGERGPAGLPGTPGEKGDSGEDGPSGPDGPPGPAGITGQRGIVGQPGLRGERGLLGLPGPAGQPGKPGASGSQGGVGPAGGIGLPGATGPRGDPGPEGIPGAEGSPGKDGVLGERGDRGSPGPEGLAGVAGSPGTEGPVGLTGGPGLIGETGSRGGAGPSGQPGVRGKVGPQGPQGEKGIIGDQGERGQKGHRGFTGLDGLPGITGATGDPGAIGIVGPAGPRGPPGVSGPPGKEGNIGQSGPMGAPGSRGAIGDLGAQGPSGEPGPPGLPGPPGPPIAAVGDLFAAMEDYDMNGFVPQAEEFIEDDVAADPPPLPEFNKDEALPNKNVLRADTGVQATLKTLSGHLQNLRSPDGSKMNPAKTCQDIKQCYPQKKSGNYWIDPNQGSTKDAIRVFCNMENGETCISANPANIPHKNWWTKSIPTANEPIWFGANMNAGTKFLYGNKEEQPNAVAVQIKLLQLLSKESHQNVTYHCRNSVAYKDAKSGSLKKALVLKGANGQELRAQGNIRLRYSVLDDGCSQSNGNWGKTVIEHRTLTSTRLPIVDLAPMDIGQPDQEFGLDIGPVCFS; translated from the exons ATGGGGCCCTCATTGCGCTGTAGGATTACTGTGTGCCTGGCCCTCACCTTGGCTCAGGTGATTGCTGTGAGCTGCCAAGAAGATAACAAGAACG acagctgcacacacatggGACACCTCTACTCCAACAATCAGATATGGAGCCCAGGGCCGTGTCGAGTGTGCGTGTGCGAAACGGGCACCGTGGTGTGTGAGGACGAGCTGTGTGAGGAGCTCAGTGGCTGCCAGACAGCTGTGGTTCCTGAGGGCGAGTGCTGCCCCGTGTGCTCCACTGCGGCGGCACCGGCTCGTGGTACAGACACTGACGCAG ATACCTGCACAGAAAATGGCACGACCTACTCCAACTATCAGATTTGGAGTCCAGAGCCATGTCGAATCTGCATGTGCGACACAGGGACTGTGGTGTGTGAGGAAGTGGTGTGTGAAGAGCTGGGGCACTGCCCGACAACTGAGGCCCCCGAGGGCGAGTGTTGCCCCGTgtgctccacagcagcagcagcagcagcaccaccaccaccacctcctcctcctcctcctagcACGGACAATAAAACTG ATTCCTGCACAGAAGACGGCAAAGTCTACTCCAACAATCAGATATGGCACCCAGAGCCATGTCGTGTCTGTATATGTGATACTGGGACAGTGGTTTGTGAGGACGTGGTGTGCGAGGACATAGGTGACTGCCGGACCACAGAGATCCCAGAGGGCGAGTGCTGCCCCGTGTGCTCGGCTGCGAACGTTCCAGCTG aTACCTGCACAGAAAATGGCAAAGTCTATGCTAACAATGACATGTGGAACCCGGAGCCTTGTCGGATCTGCGTGTGTGACATGGGGACCGCCGTGTGTGAGGAGGTGATTTGCGAGGACCTCGGTGACTGTCCGAAAACTGTGACCCCAGACAACGAGTGCTGCCCCGTGTGCTTGACCGCGGCCTCGTCATCCACTCCCAGCACTCACGACGCACCAG CCGATGAATATAAAGAGGAAAGCTGcattgtggaggaggaggttcaCCAGCACAACGACATCTGGAAACCAGAGCCCTGTCGTGTCTGCGTCTGTGACAATGGCGTAGCCATCTGCGACGAGGTGAAGTGCGAAGTTCTGCCAAATTGCGGGAAGGTCATCACCCCTGAGGGAGAGTGCTGCCCCGTGTGTGACAGCTTTGCCAGTGCAAGCAGGATGATTG AAATAATGGGCTTCAAG GGACAGAAAGGCGAACCGGGTGATATTCCATAT gtgGTCGGGCACCCTGGACCTCAAGGACCATCG GGTCCTCCAGGAAGTCAAGGTCCCACTGGACCAAGAGGCTTTAAAGGTAGACGG GGATTCCAGGGGCCTCCAGGATTTGACGGAGAGCCTGGTATTCCAGGAAATCCAGGTCAAGCAGGACCCCCAGGCCAGGTGGCACCCCCTGGG GGAAATCTAGCATCGCAAATGGCTTTAGGCTTCAACGAGAAGTCTACTCTGGCTGGCATGGTGTCAGGATCCAGG GGAGAATCAGGACCGCGAGGACCTTCAGGGCAGTCGGGACCACCA GGTCCAACTGGTGGTCAGGGAATTCCAGGAGATGTTGGAGACCCAGGACAAATG GGAGAACCGGGTCATCGAGGACCTGACGGGCCATCAGGAAAACCTGGACCTGAT GGAGAACCTGGACCTGCAGGAGCTACAGGAGAGCCAGGATTCGCAGGATCTGTG GGTGCCAGAGGATTCCCAGGACTCCCTGGTCTTCCAGGTCTAAAAGGTCACAAG GGACATGCTGGTCCTCCTGGGTTGAAAGGGGAGACTGGATCAGTTGGAACCAAG GGTGCTTCAGGAAATGCTGGCGCCATGGGTGCTCCTGGTCCACAG GGGCCGCCGGGTCTGCAGGGAGAACGAGGAAGAGCCGGCCCAACCGGACCTGTg GGAAAACGTGGCACACCTGGTGATGGCGGCAAACCTGGTCCTCTG GGTCCCATTGGAATCCCTGGTATACCAGGATTTCCCGGTAACCCAGGAATGAAG GGTGAGGCAGGGCCAACTGGGGTGAGAGGAAGTCCAGGACAACAGGGAGCCAGAGGAGATTCAGGACATGTAGGACCAGCTGGAGCAACGGGACAGCAG GGTGCAGAAGGAAATGATGGCGGTCCAGGTGCACGTGGACAAACA GGTCTGGCAGGTGTGCAAGGTCCAGCAGGTGTGCAAGGTCCGATAGGTGCCCCTGGTCCCCAGGGAACCACAGGAGCACATGGACCAAAGGGCCAACTG GGCGACGTAGGAGTGCCTGGATTCAAAGGAGAAGCTGGATTCAAGGGAGAAAGA GGCGACCATGGTGTTCCTGGTCCATTAGGTCCAATGGGAGAGGACGGGAAGCGTGGACCACGAGGTGATGCCGGATCCATTGGGCCTCCAGGACCTTCAGGAGAGACT GGAGCTCCAGGAAATCGAGGTTTCCCCGGTGCAGATGGTTTACCAGGCCCGAAG GGAGCTGTGGGTGAACGTGGGCTGCAAGGGTCAGCTGGTGCCAAAGGCTTATCTGGAGATGTGGGACGCCCTGGAGAGTCAGGTTTAACAGGAGCTCGG GGTTTATCTGGACCACTCGGTGCTCAAGGAGCAGAGGGGAAACTAGGACCTGTG GGCTCGGCAGGAGAAGACGGCAAACAAGGCTCAGCTGGTTCAACGGGAACCAGAGGTGCTTCTGGACCAATGGGCCTGCCAGGACCTAAGGGCTTTGCT GGCGATGCTGGAAAGATCGGAGAGGCTGGAAGTTCTGGACCCCCGGGTCCAAGG GGACTGAATGGAAAAGATGGAGAGGAAGGTGCTGCTGGATCAACTGGTCCAGCT GGTCCTGCAGGAAAAAGAGGAGAGCATGGGCCACAGGGAGTGAACGGTTTCCAG GGTTTGCCCGGAATGCCAGGCCCACCCGGAGAGTCAGGAAAACCAGGCAATGAG GGTCTCTCTGGAGAGGCAGGGACTGTTGGAGCTACTGGTCCACGG GGTGAAAGAGGCTCTCCAGGAGAAAGGGGTGATGTCGGTCCCAATGGACTGCAAGGACCCAAAGGTAGTCCAGGTGGACCAGGACCCGATGGACCAAAG gGTAACGCTGGACCAACGGGTGCTCTTGGTGAGCCAGGTGGTCCAGGACTTCAGGGGATGCCAGGGGAGAGGGGCATAACAGGACCTTCAGGCCCAAAGGGAGATTCT GGTTCTGTTGGAGAGAAAGGACCCGAGGGTAAAGCCGGAGCTGACGGTGCTCGG GGACTTCCTGGCTCTGTTGGACCTGTTGGTTCCGGTGGACCCAATGGAGACAAG GGTGAAACAGGCCCACCAGGCCCCGCGGGACGCAGAGGATCTCGAGGAATTGCT GGTTCTTCTGGTGAGCCTGGTCCAACTGGTGCTGTTGGATTCCCTGGACCTTCT GGCCCCGATGGTCAGCCTGGGGTCAAAGGTGAGACAGGTGAGGCAGGTCTGAAGGGAGAAGTAGGACCACCTGGAGCACAGGGGACAGCTGGAAAACCCGGAAAACAG GGACCTGTTGGTGTAACTGGACTGAAAGGTGCTAGAGGAACACAGGGTCAAGCG GGATCTGCTGGTTTCCCTGGGCTGCCTGGTGGAATTGGCCCTGCTGGTACTCCT GGTGTTGTTGGAGCAGATGGACCCATAGGTGATACAGGAAAGCAGGGCCCCTCGGGGATTCAAGGAGAGAACGGAGCTCCAGGACGCCAAGGAGAGAGGGGACCCGCAGGATTACCGGGCACCCCCGGGGAGAAGGGCGACTCGGGGGAGGACGGTCCTTCG gGGCCTGACGGGCCTCCAGGACCAGCTGGCATCACAGGACAGCGAGGTATTGTGGGTCAGCCTGGactcagaggagagagaggcttGCTGGGACTGCCAGGTCCAGCG GGTCAACCAGGGAAACCTGGAGCCTCTGGAAGCCAGGGAGGCGTAGGCCCTGCTGGTGGTATTGGGTTACCAGGAGCCACCGGACCAAGAGGAGACCCCGGCCCAGAG GGTATTCCTGGAGCAGAGGGATCACCTGGCAAAGATGGTGTCCTAGGAGAAAGG ggTGACAGGGGAAGTCCTGGTCCTGAGGGTCTGGCTGGTGTTGCAGGTTCTCCTGGAACTGAGGGTCCAGTGGGACTCACCGGTGGTCCTGGACTAATTGGCGAAACT GGTTCCAGAGGCGGTGCTGGACCATCAGGACAACCTGGAGTACGGGGAAAAGTG GGCCCTCAAGGACCACAAGGAGAGAAGGGGATTATTGGAGACCAAGGAGAGCGGGGTCAGAAAGGTCACAGAGGTTTCACCGGTCTTGATGGCCTCCCTGGAATCACA GGTGCCACGGGTGACCCAGGAGCTATCGGTATCGTTGGACCAGCAGGACCAAGG ggTCCTCCAGGAGTTTCAGGTCCTCcaggaaaagaaggaaacattGGCCAGTCTGGACCGATGGGTGCTCCTGGAAGCAGAGGAGCCATTGGAGACCTTGGAGCGCAG GGTCCATCTGGTGAACCTGGACCTCCTGGCCTTCCAGGCCCCCCTGGACCTCCCATTGCAGCGGTGGGAGACCTCTTTGCTGCCATGGAGGATTATGACATGAACGGCTTTGTGCCTCAAGCTGAGGAATTCATTGAGGACGACGTGGCAGCGGATCCTCCTCCACTTCCGGAGTTCAACAAAGATGAAGCCCTCCCCAATAAGAACGTCCTCCGTGCAGACACCGGCGTCCAGGCCACGCTGAAGACCCTGAGTGGACATTTGCAGAACCTGCGCAGTCCTGACGGCAGCAAGATGAACCCTGCCAAAACCTGCCAGGACATCAAGCAGTGTTACCCCCAGAAAAAGAGCG GTAATTACTGGATTGATCCAAATCAAGGCAGCACCAAAGATGCCATCAGGGTCTTCTGTAATATGGAGAACGGTGAAACCTGCATCTCCGCCAATCCGGCAAACATTCCCCACAAAAACTGGTGGACCAAATCCATTCCCACTGCCAACGAGCCCATCTGGTTTGGAGCCAACATGAACGCTGGAACTAAA TTCCTCTATGGAAATAAGGAGGAGCAGCCTAACGCAGTGGCTGTTCAAATCAAGCTGCTGCAGCTTTTGTCCAAGGAGTCGCACCAGAACGTGACCTACCACTGCAGGAACAGCGTGGCCTATAAAGACGCAAAGAGCGGCAGCCTGAAGAAGGCTCTCGTGCTCAAGGGCGCCAACGGCCAGGAACTGAGAGCACAGGGCAACATCCGCCTGCGATACTCTGTCCTTGACGATGGCTGCTCG